One region of Pseudobdellovibrionaceae bacterium genomic DNA includes:
- a CDS encoding L,D-transpeptidase family protein yields the protein MKITLPSQRTRIAFLMLAVGALAANAAKAQTAPSSIAAPVAGETASTGAGIVTPAPLGWDAMNSQDLAVMADFVIRTSEEHGLFLTANEQRQIDQLRMMSPESARATLIPMFVSMARQLNGGRLTPTDVGNDIRFKRKMMKEDELQKHVVAAQGSREKLNAAIAPQIIEYKMLVKMMARLKQQKAEQVANPLPEIPAVKKPLKLGSVDASIPAIKMRLAALGFPISSMDNKFDRDTEMAVADVQRQMKFKPDRVISPKGSTLRYLSTSVDARIQQVRADLEKLRWLPQDPGRKYIFVNLAFSSLILMDYNQSNPVVMNFRTINGRVDRKTPSMADKIFQVILNPFWTVPPTVFIKDKVEAIKQLSYWEIDHYFAQNHYTVVSENFRTQYNPSSIDWHNISSSKVGFYIRQLPNYYNALGVVKFSMTNGEAIYLHDTGERGLFVEENRLRSSGCVRVEQPMELAEYLLKGTKWDRWAIENHVARPGDVMSKDTPIDLKNASMNVYMLPVTSHLGSDQIMRFSDDVYGHNSSIRVLTSSGLY from the coding sequence ATGAAGATCACACTGCCTTCGCAACGGACCCGGATCGCCTTTCTGATGTTGGCCGTCGGAGCTCTCGCGGCCAACGCCGCCAAAGCGCAGACCGCGCCTTCAAGCATCGCCGCTCCGGTGGCGGGTGAAACCGCGTCGACCGGCGCCGGCATCGTTACGCCGGCCCCGTTGGGTTGGGATGCGATGAACTCGCAAGATCTCGCCGTGATGGCGGACTTCGTGATTCGCACGAGCGAAGAACACGGCCTGTTCCTGACCGCGAACGAGCAACGTCAGATCGACCAGCTCCGGATGATGAGTCCCGAGTCGGCGCGCGCGACGCTGATCCCGATGTTCGTGTCGATGGCGCGCCAGCTGAACGGCGGCCGTCTGACGCCCACGGATGTGGGTAACGACATCCGCTTCAAACGTAAAATGATGAAAGAGGACGAGCTGCAAAAGCACGTCGTCGCCGCGCAAGGTTCGCGCGAAAAGCTGAACGCCGCGATCGCACCGCAAATCATCGAGTACAAGATGCTCGTGAAAATGATGGCGCGTCTGAAGCAACAGAAAGCGGAGCAAGTCGCCAATCCCCTGCCCGAGATTCCCGCGGTGAAAAAGCCGCTCAAACTCGGTAGCGTGGACGCGTCGATTCCCGCGATCAAAATGCGCCTGGCGGCCCTCGGTTTCCCCATCTCGTCGATGGACAACAAATTCGATCGCGACACCGAGATGGCCGTCGCCGATGTCCAACGTCAGATGAAATTTAAACCCGACCGGGTGATCTCGCCCAAGGGTTCGACGTTGCGTTACCTGTCGACGTCCGTCGATGCCCGCATTCAGCAGGTACGTGCGGATTTAGAAAAACTCCGTTGGTTGCCGCAAGATCCGGGGCGCAAGTACATCTTCGTCAATCTCGCGTTCTCGAGCCTGATCTTGATGGACTATAATCAATCAAACCCCGTCGTCATGAACTTCCGCACGATCAACGGACGTGTGGATCGCAAAACGCCATCGATGGCCGACAAAATCTTTCAGGTGATTTTGAATCCGTTTTGGACGGTTCCTCCGACCGTCTTCATCAAAGACAAAGTCGAAGCCATTAAACAGCTGAGCTATTGGGAAATTGATCACTACTTCGCGCAAAACCATTACACGGTCGTCAGCGAGAACTTCCGGACACAGTACAATCCGTCGTCGATTGATTGGCACAACATCTCGTCGAGCAAAGTCGGCTTCTACATTCGCCAGTTGCCGAATTACTACAACGCCCTGGGGGTCGTGAAGTTCTCGATGACGAATGGTGAAGCGATCTATCTGCACGACACGGGTGAGCGCGGACTGTTCGTCGAAGAAAACCGTCTGCGGAGTTCGGGCTGCGTTCGCGTGGAACAACCCATGGAACTCGCCGAGTATTTGTTGAAAGGCACGAAATGGGATCGTTGGGCGATTGAAAATCACGTCGCTCGTCCCGGCGATGTTATGAGTAAAGACACGCCGATCGACCTCAAGAACGCGTCGATGAACGTTTACATGCTTCCGGTCACCAGCCATTTGGGCTCCGATCAGATCATGCGCTTCAGCGACGATGTCTATGGCCACAATTCATCGATCCGCGTTCTGACCTCAAGCGGACTCTATTAA
- a CDS encoding TlpA family protein disulfide reductase yields MTKYLKGLLAVLIVGTLILWGFALWRDRTLKSPEEARLSLMEQMENVGLPDIPKTSLTGEQISMKALNGKIVIVNFWASWCAPCLEEFPSMIKLVKEFKGDVVLLAVSQDSNRADIDAFLKSFPDGNDPAIHVVWDESREIGKAYQVDRLPESYLAGVDGKLVTKIVGTINWYSDESKQYVRDLLAKKP; encoded by the coding sequence ATGACTAAGTACCTGAAGGGCCTGTTGGCTGTCCTGATCGTTGGAACCCTGATTCTATGGGGCTTCGCTCTGTGGCGGGACCGCACGCTGAAGAGCCCGGAAGAGGCGCGCCTGTCGCTCATGGAACAGATGGAGAATGTGGGGCTGCCAGACATCCCTAAGACGTCCCTGACGGGCGAACAGATCTCGATGAAGGCGCTGAACGGGAAGATCGTTATCGTCAATTTCTGGGCCTCCTGGTGCGCACCTTGCCTCGAGGAATTCCCCTCGATGATCAAGCTGGTGAAAGAATTTAAAGGGGACGTTGTCCTTTTGGCCGTGAGCCAGGATTCCAACCGTGCCGACATCGATGCCTTCTTAAAGTCGTTCCCGGACGGGAACGATCCCGCGATCCATGTGGTCTGGGACGAATCGCGCGAGATCGGGAAAGCTTACCAGGTAGACCGCCTCCCTGAGTCTTATCTGGCGGGCGTCGATGGGAAACTCGTGACGAAAATCGTGGGCACCATCAACTGGTATTCGGACGAGTCTAAGCAGTACGTTCGGGATCTGCTCGCCAAAAAGCCTTGA
- a CDS encoding adenylate kinase, protein MNLILFGAPGAGKGTQSSLLVERNKYVQISTGDLFRAAIKNQTDLGKKAQVFMDLGGLVPDDIVVGMVEEALKALAGKAFILDGFPRTLAQANALDGMLEKNKLSVDQVISLEVPRQVLLERLTGRRVCKNCGTVYHVASKPPQSEGVCDACGGPVVQRNDDKAEVIGNRLNTYDQTTAPLKDYYRSQGKLVDMDGDRDAEAVYEELNRNLR, encoded by the coding sequence ATGAATTTGATTCTGTTTGGTGCGCCGGGAGCCGGGAAGGGAACTCAATCCTCCCTCCTGGTCGAAAGAAACAAGTACGTCCAAATCAGCACAGGCGATTTGTTTCGGGCGGCCATTAAGAATCAGACGGACCTTGGCAAGAAGGCTCAGGTCTTTATGGATCTTGGCGGGCTCGTTCCGGACGACATTGTCGTCGGAATGGTAGAAGAAGCCCTCAAGGCCCTCGCGGGAAAGGCGTTTATTTTGGACGGCTTCCCCCGCACTCTGGCGCAAGCCAATGCCCTGGATGGCATGCTCGAAAAGAATAAACTGTCGGTCGATCAGGTGATCTCCCTGGAAGTGCCTCGTCAGGTCCTTCTGGAGCGATTGACTGGACGCCGCGTTTGTAAAAATTGTGGCACGGTGTACCACGTTGCTTCGAAGCCGCCCCAATCTGAGGGTGTTTGCGATGCGTGTGGTGGCCCCGTGGTGCAGAGAAATGATGACAAGGCTGAAGTGATCGGGAACCGCCTGAACACCTATGACCAGACCACGGCACCACTCAAAGACTATTACCGTAGTCAGGGCAAGTTGGTGGACATGGATGGGGACCGGGACGCTGAAGCCGTATATGAGGAATTGAACCGGAATTTGCGTTAA
- a CDS encoding DUF1552 domain-containing protein has protein sequence MKYNRFSRRHFLQGLGGSILYLPMLGSLMSAAESRAATQSGKLKRLVSIGGDNGRWSPDWYPTMSPSSMPIVNAADKGFRRSALSSISGSVSNVFQNSYSFSGATPVGRNAFSGKIREDMNILRGLDGLWENKQGHQLTAMLGGNLGYEVFESQIGPTIDVMMANHAKIYPTAPKRRLVTASLDYGSSLSYTYDSAKNEVASWGVHPWVWDLHKSLFGDVDNPKAGQRKRKVVDLVKEDYDRLKRNSRLSAADRRQLDEHFSKLSDLHDSMATLSCTGPSLTGMKFNEEAPDYNLAKASIDVMAIALKCGMSNLFTFTLNRQTDDRVYDKLGLSGGYHSLTHESMSGAGMLQIQRWFASCVSYFYDQLNVEEGTTGQRYIDNTLIFYGNTMGDGHTHSYFDMPVVLIGGGSVINTGQYIDYSAREAQPLGSGSGQELIYPGRNYSQLLVTILKLMGLEASDYSYPKVGNGWGSDSPGWDPYADYARSRNLPTAWRRSRTTILPGLLKG, from the coding sequence ATGAAGTATAACCGCTTCAGTCGCCGTCATTTTCTGCAAGGCCTTGGGGGGAGTATTTTGTATCTTCCCATGTTGGGTTCGCTGATGAGCGCGGCGGAGTCGCGTGCGGCCACGCAAAGTGGAAAATTGAAGCGATTGGTTTCGATCGGCGGTGACAACGGGCGCTGGTCACCGGATTGGTACCCGACGATGTCTCCGAGTTCGATGCCCATCGTGAATGCGGCGGACAAAGGTTTTCGTCGCTCGGCATTGAGTTCGATTTCGGGGTCGGTCTCGAACGTGTTTCAGAACTCTTACAGTTTCAGCGGCGCCACGCCCGTGGGGCGGAATGCGTTCTCGGGAAAAATCCGCGAGGACATGAACATCCTGCGCGGGCTCGACGGACTATGGGAGAACAAACAGGGCCATCAGTTGACCGCGATGCTGGGAGGTAATCTTGGCTACGAGGTTTTTGAAAGTCAGATCGGTCCCACCATCGACGTGATGATGGCGAATCACGCGAAGATCTATCCGACGGCCCCGAAGCGCCGCCTGGTCACGGCATCGCTCGATTACGGTTCTTCGCTGAGCTATACCTACGATTCCGCGAAGAACGAAGTCGCGAGCTGGGGCGTGCACCCCTGGGTTTGGGATCTTCACAAGAGCCTGTTCGGTGACGTCGATAACCCCAAGGCGGGTCAGCGTAAACGCAAGGTCGTGGATCTGGTGAAAGAAGACTACGACCGTTTGAAACGCAACTCGCGTCTGTCGGCGGCGGACCGCCGTCAGTTGGACGAACACTTTTCGAAGCTCAGCGATCTTCACGACTCGATGGCGACGTTAAGTTGCACGGGCCCGAGTTTGACCGGCATGAAGTTCAACGAAGAAGCGCCGGATTACAACCTGGCCAAGGCGAGCATCGACGTGATGGCCATCGCGCTCAAGTGCGGGATGTCGAATCTGTTCACCTTCACTCTGAATCGCCAGACCGACGATCGCGTTTACGACAAGCTGGGATTGAGCGGCGGCTACCACAGTTTGACTCACGAAAGTATGTCCGGTGCGGGAATGTTGCAAATCCAGCGCTGGTTCGCCTCTTGCGTGAGCTACTTCTACGATCAGTTGAACGTCGAGGAAGGGACCACGGGGCAGCGCTACATCGACAATACGCTGATTTTCTACGGGAACACCATGGGCGACGGGCATACCCACAGCTACTTCGATATGCCCGTGGTGCTGATCGGTGGCGGAAGCGTGATCAATACGGGCCAGTACATCGACTACTCTGCGCGCGAGGCGCAGCCCCTGGGGAGCGGATCGGGCCAAGAGCTGATCTATCCCGGACGCAACTATTCCCAGCTTCTGGTGACGATCCTGAAGCTCATGGGCCTTGAGGCGAGCGACTATTCTTATCCGAAGGTGGGCAATGGCTGGGGCTCGGACTCGCCCGGCTGGGACCCTTATGCGGACTACGCGCGGTCGCGGAATTTACCGACCGCTTGGAGACGTTCGCGCACCACGATCCTACCCGGCCTCCTGAAAGGCTAG
- a CDS encoding DUF1588 domain-containing protein, whose product MGLSASFKFLSVASGCVACAVLFNNCSPSFQVPSAESLGLSQSLGALCTGGLNLTSKANARLTAREFSHSLKDLYGGFVSASVIEGALASLPRESLSLAHTRLDFDSTISRSVQFNEVEAYGAISETVANAFAAKLKDFPDAGALTAMLGGNCFVTEARPGDVCLRKSYGALAYRMYRRPPTVDEVERLLAIHKDSLNADKYEAISLVAQYLMQSPDFLYKVEGPFDGSGQVYALNDFEIATRLAYGIIGGPPPNWLLTSAANGELVKEESRGQIIERLFAMPEAERTTRDFYDQWLRTSQIPKVSEVGLGTSGLNPDRLRDSAIAEIRAYTRHITWGTSGSYRDLMTSNLLVPNSAELAQVYGVTRSSTPVAGPAERRGLMTRAGMLMVKADGRTGPIVRGARLRSDMLCDELMAPPDSVFSNLGSFSPLDSTRKQTEDITRAPSCMGCHSQINSLGFAFESYSGLGGQRTTEVVSSEGQSRTHGVQTSGSAYVDRAPVNFNDSQDLVERIVSGHQGPLCMAKRYYQFTSGLGKTSAQGCEFEEMAKVLASSDGSILDMMKSYYARREILYRLPGEL is encoded by the coding sequence ATGGGGCTGAGCGCGTCTTTCAAGTTCTTGTCTGTGGCAAGCGGGTGCGTGGCGTGCGCCGTCCTCTTCAACAACTGCTCCCCCAGCTTTCAAGTTCCTTCGGCGGAAAGTCTCGGTCTGAGCCAAAGCCTGGGCGCTCTTTGCACGGGTGGGCTCAATCTCACGTCCAAAGCGAACGCGCGTCTGACGGCCCGTGAATTCTCGCATAGCCTCAAGGATCTTTATGGCGGCTTCGTGAGTGCCAGCGTGATCGAAGGCGCGTTGGCGAGTTTGCCCCGCGAAAGTTTGAGCTTGGCGCACACGCGATTGGATTTCGATTCGACCATCTCGCGTTCGGTGCAGTTCAACGAAGTGGAAGCCTACGGGGCGATCTCGGAAACCGTGGCGAACGCCTTTGCCGCCAAGCTGAAGGATTTTCCGGACGCCGGCGCCTTGACGGCGATGCTTGGCGGAAACTGTTTCGTGACCGAGGCGCGCCCCGGAGACGTCTGCCTGCGCAAAAGTTACGGCGCGCTGGCTTACCGGATGTACCGGCGTCCGCCAACCGTGGACGAAGTCGAACGTTTGCTGGCGATTCACAAGGACTCGCTGAACGCCGACAAATACGAAGCCATCTCGCTCGTCGCTCAGTACCTGATGCAGTCACCGGATTTCCTTTACAAAGTCGAGGGCCCCTTCGACGGCTCCGGTCAGGTCTACGCGTTGAACGATTTCGAAATCGCCACGCGCTTGGCGTACGGGATCATCGGCGGGCCGCCTCCGAATTGGTTGCTGACGTCGGCCGCGAACGGCGAATTGGTGAAGGAAGAGAGTCGCGGTCAAATCATCGAGCGTCTTTTCGCGATGCCCGAGGCGGAGCGAACGACGCGCGATTTTTACGATCAGTGGCTCAGAACCTCGCAGATTCCCAAGGTCTCCGAAGTGGGGTTGGGCACGAGCGGTTTGAATCCGGATCGGCTGCGCGATTCGGCGATTGCCGAGATTCGCGCCTACACTCGCCATATCACCTGGGGGACCTCGGGAAGTTATCGTGATCTGATGACTTCGAATCTGTTGGTGCCGAACTCGGCGGAACTCGCTCAAGTCTACGGCGTCACTCGCTCAAGCACTCCGGTCGCGGGACCCGCCGAGCGTCGCGGACTCATGACCCGGGCGGGGATGTTGATGGTCAAGGCCGATGGACGCACGGGACCGATCGTGCGCGGGGCACGCCTGCGCTCGGATATGCTTTGCGATGAACTCATGGCGCCACCGGACAGCGTGTTTTCGAATCTGGGATCGTTCAGTCCTTTGGATTCCACGCGCAAGCAGACCGAGGACATCACCCGGGCCCCGTCCTGTATGGGATGCCACTCGCAAATCAACTCATTGGGATTCGCGTTTGAGTCTTACTCGGGACTTGGGGGCCAACGGACGACGGAGGTCGTTTCGAGTGAAGGTCAAAGCCGCACCCACGGGGTGCAGACTTCGGGCTCGGCTTACGTCGATCGTGCGCCCGTGAATTTCAATGATAGCCAGGATCTGGTGGAGCGTATCGTGAGCGGTCATCAAGGGCCGCTATGTATGGCGAAACGTTACTATCAGTTTACCTCGGGCCTGGGGAAAACGTCGGCGCAAGGTTGCGAGTTCGAAGAGATGGCCAAAGTGCTGGCGAGTTCCGACGGGAGCATTCTGGATATGATGAAAAGCTACTATGCCCGCCGCGAGATCTTGTACCGGTTGCCGGGAGAGTTATGA
- a CDS encoding response regulator transcription factor, which translates to MLTDILACEDHPFLQIGLKASLLASIPDLKSLRLAGNGADALRLAREKRPDLVIVDLGLPDMSGLDLILRLKELWSGIRILVVTSCDNPSILRQARKIGVAGILQKSSPPELLVHALEIAKLKDGVFLDPAVRRLLQEHEDIEFTAREFEILQEIIQGRSNQQIADKLHCALTTVRFHRANILQKANVRSGAELAAWFTRGQSQRH; encoded by the coding sequence ATGTTGACGGACATCCTGGCCTGCGAAGACCACCCTTTTCTGCAGATCGGCCTGAAGGCCTCTTTGCTGGCCTCGATACCCGACCTGAAGTCGCTGCGTTTGGCCGGAAACGGCGCGGACGCACTCCGTTTGGCCCGGGAAAAACGTCCGGACCTGGTGATCGTGGATCTGGGACTTCCTGATATGTCCGGCCTCGATTTGATTCTACGTTTGAAAGAACTTTGGTCGGGAATTCGCATCCTGGTCGTCACGAGCTGCGACAATCCTTCGATACTGCGGCAAGCGAGGAAAATCGGGGTCGCCGGCATCCTTCAGAAATCTTCGCCCCCCGAACTCCTCGTTCACGCGCTGGAAATCGCGAAACTGAAGGACGGAGTTTTCCTGGATCCCGCCGTCCGGCGCCTCCTGCAAGAGCATGAAGATATCGAATTCACCGCGCGAGAGTTCGAAATCCTGCAGGAAATCATCCAGGGTCGCTCGAATCAGCAGATCGCGGACAAGCTGCACTGCGCGCTGACGACGGTGCGCTTTCATCGCGCCAACATTCTGCAGAAAGCCAACGTGCGATCAGGCGCGGAACTCGCGGCCTGGTTCACGCGGGGGCAAAGTCAACGTCACTGA
- the rpmJ gene encoding 50S ribosomal protein L36 encodes MKVRPSVKKICNKCKVIKRKGVIRVICENSKHKQRQG; translated from the coding sequence ATGAAAGTGCGTCCTTCTGTAAAGAAGATCTGCAACAAGTGCAAGGTGATCAAACGCAAAGGCGTGATCCGGGTCATCTGTGAAAACTCTAAACACAAACAGAGGCAGGGTTAA
- the rpsK gene encoding 30S ribosomal protein S11: MNTEKNKQAGGPTKKKVKKNVPVGHVKIQSGFGNVIVTISDPNGDTVCWSSAGHLGFKGSRKGTPFAAQMAAEDAARKAQEAGMRSVDVYVKGPGAGREPAVRALAASGLRINILKDITPVPHNGCRPPKKRRI; encoded by the coding sequence TTGAATACCGAAAAGAACAAACAGGCCGGCGGGCCGACGAAGAAAAAAGTAAAGAAGAATGTCCCGGTTGGACATGTGAAAATCCAATCTGGCTTCGGTAACGTCATCGTCACCATCAGCGATCCGAACGGGGATACCGTTTGCTGGTCGTCGGCGGGTCACTTGGGCTTCAAAGGAAGCCGTAAGGGAACTCCGTTCGCAGCGCAGATGGCGGCAGAAGATGCAGCACGCAAGGCTCAAGAGGCCGGCATGCGCTCGGTTGATGTTTACGTTAAAGGACCCGGTGCGGGTCGTGAACCTGCGGTCCGCGCTCTCGCGGCTTCGGGTCTGCGTATCAATATCCTGAAGGACATCACACCCGTTCCGCACAACGGTTGCCGTCCTCCGAAGAAACGTCGGATCTAA
- a CDS encoding DNA-directed RNA polymerase subunit alpha, with the protein MQEHYYKFWREMIKPKGFEIDKDTLREDYARFVIRPLERGYGVTLGNSLRRILLSSMMGSAVSAVKFEGVLHEFTTIPDVLEDVSDIILNLKEIRFKHFDAEPHTLRISKKGPGKVTAADIQSSDRLTILNPDQHIATLGANATFNCEIIVTFGRGYDAAETRSATYPLGFIPVDALYSPVRKVNYSVSNARVGQRTDYDALTLELWTDGSLKPEEAVSLSSKILKEQLQIFLTFDESLEPVEESKDIKSPVLNDNLFRSVDDLELSVRSANCLKNANIRYIGELVVRSEAEMLKTKNFGRKSLNEIKEILSEMGLGLGMKIEGWPPPGWDPNAPVQKREQ; encoded by the coding sequence ATGCAAGAGCATTATTACAAATTTTGGCGCGAAATGATTAAGCCCAAGGGTTTCGAAATCGATAAAGATACCCTTCGGGAAGACTACGCTCGTTTTGTCATTCGTCCCTTGGAGCGCGGCTATGGCGTGACTCTGGGGAACTCCCTGCGCCGTATTCTGTTGAGCTCGATGATGGGTTCGGCAGTTTCGGCCGTGAAATTCGAAGGCGTTCTGCATGAGTTCACGACGATCCCCGACGTTCTCGAGGACGTTTCGGATATCATCCTGAACCTCAAAGAAATCCGTTTCAAACACTTCGATGCTGAACCTCACACTCTCCGGATCTCGAAAAAAGGTCCCGGTAAAGTGACTGCGGCGGACATCCAGTCGTCGGACCGTCTGACGATCCTGAATCCCGATCAGCACATCGCGACTCTGGGCGCGAACGCGACTTTCAACTGCGAAATCATCGTGACCTTCGGTCGCGGTTACGACGCGGCAGAGACTCGCAGCGCGACTTATCCGCTGGGTTTCATCCCCGTGGACGCGCTCTACAGCCCCGTTCGCAAAGTGAACTACTCGGTCTCGAATGCGCGCGTCGGTCAACGTACCGATTACGATGCCCTCACTCTGGAGCTGTGGACCGATGGTTCGCTGAAGCCCGAGGAAGCGGTTTCGTTGTCTTCGAAGATCTTGAAAGAACAACTGCAAATCTTCCTGACTTTCGACGAATCCCTTGAGCCTGTTGAAGAATCGAAGGATATCAAGTCGCCGGTCTTGAACGACAATCTCTTCCGCTCGGTGGATGACTTGGAACTTTCGGTTCGCTCGGCGAACTGCTTGAAGAATGCCAATATCCGCTATATCGGTGAGCTCGTTGTTCGTTCCGAGGCGGAAATGCTGAAGACGAAAAACTTCGGCCGTAAGTCGCTGAATGAAATTAAAGAAATCCTGTCTGAAATGGGACTCGGCCTCGGTATGAAAATCGAGGGATGGCCGCCTCCGGGCTGGGATCCGAATGCTCCCGTTCAGAAGCGTGAACAGTAA
- the rplQ gene encoding 50S ribosomal protein L17, translated as MHHRRRTKYFGRKFNARKALWRGLVSSLVEHGRIKTTVEKAKELRRHVEKAITLGKKSDGLATRRLLLSRYPNEATVESLLSNVAPRMKDRAGGYTRIIKIGRRPGDTAEMAFIEFVDYDYKTAKGVAPEATETKAKGKKKAAKKSDAQVSEAKAQSKAKKLVAAAKVAKKRNVRKIQAKSRAENRA; from the coding sequence ATGCACCACAGAAGACGTACGAAATATTTTGGTCGTAAATTCAACGCTCGCAAAGCTTTGTGGAGAGGCCTGGTCTCTTCGCTGGTCGAGCATGGTCGCATCAAGACGACCGTGGAAAAGGCGAAAGAACTTCGCCGCCACGTCGAAAAGGCGATCACTCTCGGTAAAAAGAGCGATGGACTGGCGACTCGCCGTCTTCTGCTGAGCCGTTACCCGAACGAAGCGACCGTTGAGTCGCTCCTTTCGAACGTGGCTCCCCGTATGAAAGATCGCGCTGGCGGCTATACCCGTATCATCAAAATCGGACGTCGTCCGGGCGATACGGCGGAAATGGCTTTCATCGAGTTCGTGGATTACGATTACAAAACCGCAAAAGGTGTAGCGCCCGAGGCGACTGAGACCAAGGCGAAGGGTAAGAAGAAGGCCGCGAAGAAGTCTGACGCTCAGGTTTCGGAAGCGAAGGCTCAGTCGAAGGCGAAAAAACTCGTCGCGGCTGCAAAAGTCGCGAAGAAGCGGAACGTCCGCAAAATCCAAGCGAAGTCTCGCGCTGAAAACCGCGCGTAA
- the rpsM gene encoding 30S ribosomal protein S13, giving the protein MARLAGVDLPRNKRVEIALTYIFGIGRPRSKQICAQAGIPSEMRTDALSDEHIAKIRSIIEGNWKVEGDLRREIGLSIKRLMDLNCFRGTRHRKGLPVRGQRTRSNARTRKGPRQTVANKKKAV; this is encoded by the coding sequence ATGGCTCGTTTAGCTGGTGTCGACTTACCTCGTAACAAACGAGTCGAAATCGCGCTGACCTACATCTTCGGAATTGGTCGTCCGCGCTCGAAACAAATCTGCGCACAGGCAGGTATTCCCTCGGAAATGCGCACTGACGCTCTGTCGGATGAACATATCGCGAAAATCCGTTCGATCATCGAAGGAAACTGGAAAGTGGAAGGGGATCTTCGTCGTGAGATCGGTTTGTCGATCAAGCGTCTGATGGATCTGAACTGCTTCCGTGGAACTCGTCACCGCAAAGGTTTGCCGGTGCGTGGTCAACGGACTCGTTCGAACGCGCGGACTCGCAAAGGTCCTCGTCAAACTGTCGCGAACAAGAAAAAAGCCGTTTAA
- the secY gene encoding preprotein translocase subunit SecY produces MANLADAAKNSDLTRRILFTLTMLAVYRVGVHVPTPGVDSHAVTGFFQAQSSGIFGLFNTFTGGALEQFSVFALGIMPYISASIIFQLLTSAIPMLEALKKEGEHGRRKINQYTRYATVVLAIIQGYGISTWLMNSSHDGKALVLSPTVGGFMPFQVMTILTLTAGTCFIMWLGEQITERGIGNGASLIIFTGIAASVPRGAHQLWTLVSTGEMQGAIALGLVAFMVAIIAGVVYLEVAQRRIPIQYSQRGAGMQAMNVPASHLPIKINFSGVIPPIFASSLLMFPATMAQFSTAPWLKALQDHLSPTGVLYNIAFVALIVFFCFFYTEIVFNPNEVADNLKKYGGFVPGVRAGKSTAEYIQKVLDRVNVGGAIYLSTLCVMPQVVAALLKVPFFFGGTSLLILVGVALDTSQQIQSHLLTQKYEGFLKGAKMRSRRVQF; encoded by the coding sequence GTGGCAAACTTAGCGGACGCAGCGAAAAACTCGGATCTGACAAGACGGATTCTCTTCACCCTGACCATGCTCGCGGTTTATCGCGTGGGCGTGCACGTGCCGACTCCCGGAGTCGACAGTCATGCGGTGACGGGCTTCTTCCAGGCTCAGAGCTCGGGTATTTTCGGGTTGTTCAACACCTTTACGGGTGGAGCACTCGAGCAATTCTCTGTGTTCGCTTTGGGGATCATGCCGTACATCTCGGCGTCGATCATTTTCCAGCTTTTGACCTCCGCGATTCCCATGCTCGAAGCTCTGAAAAAAGAGGGCGAGCATGGCCGTCGTAAAATCAATCAGTACACGCGTTATGCGACCGTCGTCCTGGCGATCATCCAGGGTTACGGAATTAGCACCTGGCTGATGAACTCCAGCCATGACGGCAAGGCGCTCGTTTTGAGCCCGACCGTGGGTGGCTTCATGCCCTTCCAGGTCATGACGATTTTGACTTTGACGGCAGGAACCTGCTTTATCATGTGGCTGGGTGAGCAGATCACCGAGCGCGGGATCGGCAACGGGGCCAGCCTGATCATCTTTACGGGGATTGCGGCCTCGGTTCCCCGTGGCGCGCATCAGCTCTGGACCCTGGTTTCGACCGGTGAAATGCAGGGCGCGATCGCTCTGGGCTTGGTCGCCTTCATGGTCGCGATCATCGCGGGCGTCGTTTATTTGGAAGTCGCTCAGCGCCGCATCCCGATTCAATACTCGCAACGTGGCGCCGGCATGCAGGCGATGAACGTTCCCGCGAGCCATCTTCCGATCAAAATCAACTTTTCGGGTGTGATTCCCCCGATCTTCGCTTCGTCGCTGTTGATGTTCCCGGCCACCATGGCCCAGTTCTCGACGGCTCCTTGGCTGAAGGCTCTGCAGGACCATTTGAGCCCCACGGGCGTCCTGTACAACATCGCGTTCGTCGCGCTGATCGTGTTCTTCTGCTTCTTCTATACGGAAATCGTCTTCAATCCGAATGAAGTGGCGGACAACCTCAAGAAGTACGGTGGATTCGTCCCGGGCGTTCGCGCCGGCAAGTCGACGGCCGAGTACATCCAGAAGGTTCTGGATCGCGTGAACGTCGGTGGCGCGATCTATTTGAGTACTCTTTGCGTGATGCCCCAGGTGGTCGCCGCGCTCCTCAAAGTCCCGTTCTTCTTCGGAGGAACGAGCCTGCTGATCTTGGTCGGGGTCGCTCTCGATACCAGCCAGCAGATCCAATCGCATCTTTTGACTCAAAAATACGAAGGGTTCCTGAAGGGCGCGAAGATGCGGTCCCGGAGGGTTCAGTTTTAA